The Fusarium fujikuroi IMI 58289 draft genome, chromosome FFUJ_chr01 sequence CAGCTGAAGGATCCGTCCTCAATGATACAGCACTATAAGTAAAAGCGGAGGAGCTGTGACTTGTTAGGTGCCCAAGCTGAAGCCAAGTCACCAACGGTTATACCGACCTGCAACAGAAGTTAACAGAGCATATCCAACTTCCAAAACGACACGACAAGAGACAGGGGCAGTGGAGGGTTGCCACAGGTGCTCAGTGGTGGGTGGTCTGGGCTTGGGGCGCCAAAATGGCCCTCGTGCCTGACAAGGGGAGGGAAAAGATGCGAAGAAATAAACTTGAACTTCCTTGTATTCAACGAGTATCTTTGTACTACTAGAATTGATCAAGATTAGTAAATTGTAGGCAGAGATATGTTATGATCAGAGGCGTATTCTTCGACGTAGGATCCTATAACACTCGTCTACCTTGAACTTTGCGAAATACGGTACGTTTATTCCTTGGGATTCATCTTTTTCGGCTCTCCATCAAGAGGCCTGCATAGGTTTTCTGTCAATCAACGCTTGTTGAGGGGCAACAAGAGACAAGGGACCCATCCTTGCGTGCCAAGTCAGGGGTAGATTGGACCATCACCCGCTTCGGGCTAGACACAGGGCACAAGGCTCTACTAAAGTGCCTGCACCTGCTTATGCGGGCACTCATGGACGGCTCGCTGTGGATGCCCGTGTGAGTGAGATGGGTAATAATGGAGGGCAAAGAATTGGCTGTGGTTCAATATGTGTGCTGAACTTCACTTGTATTGCTGCAATGTCGTAATCTTGTCGCCGGGCCACTCGCAGATTGCTTCTAATAGCTAAATATGCCCGCCAGTTTCTCTCTTTACGATGCACCACTAAACAGGCCCGTGTGACTGAGTGAGGTCATGACGCCCTAGCGAGCGAGTGAATCCACTGCTCGTggagaaataaagaaaatgGAACCAAAGCAGCTCCATACTGCGTAGGGCCCTGCATTTGATTGACAATCTGACAATCTTCATTGCAATAATAGCCAGCCCGTTTTTAATCGAGGAGAAAAGGTTCTCACAAATGATCATATCTGTTCTTCAACGATAAGGGGTTCGGAGCTACATTTTCACTGGCCTATACACTATCACCGTCGTTTTAGCGTCTATACACACATTCCAACTGCGGCATGTCTCGCATCACCTTGCCTCTCTTCACTCATCAGACCCATGTCTCTGGCGTGCTGTGCCTCATCTTTCTAGGTCCCCTTGCCTGCCATGCGAGCCCCCCTGTCAGCAACTGAATGTATCCCGAGTCTAACGGTACCTTATGTACTGTACCTGGTTCTTGGCACCCTGTCTTGTCGTGCGCGCAACGACTGCGGTGCGGTTTGGGGCATTGTCGATCGCCGGCAGAGCAACCTGCGAATGCAACGATGAAAACGGCTTCAAGGTTTCGAAGATCACCATCTTGGGCATTATCACAGTAGCAGGCCTAGTTAAAACGGCATGTTGTCACGCAAACTTGACGCTTGGCAGTCCGAAAGAAGACTTCTGATACACGGAGCTGGTTGGCGATCGTCAGAATCACATCCTTCtcatatccatatccattTGTGGTTCTCGTCTATCGAGGAATCGCTAACGCTGACTATCTGCGAGACATGGCTGAATACATCAGCGAGTAGTTTTCGCAATTTTGCGAGTTATCGCTCCACATTCTTGTCTTTCCACGCCATTAGCTTTCCCTTTCATACAATGACAACGGCTTTGATTAATACAGGATTGTGTAGATGACATTGTGACAAGGCAGTTTCTCCAATGGCTAAGCTGATTCGAGGTCTAGACAACGCCAGCCTTCACTCTAGATACTCATGGCTGATCTACTTTGATGCTAATCATCGTTTCTACCAATCACCAAGCAACAGCTGGTTCAAGGCTAACAAGAGCCACCTGTCTCGACAGCCACTTCTCGCATATCACTTGAGGCAAGGGATTGGAATGGAAAGACAGAAAGCCGAACCCAACCGTTGAACGGTTGTGCACTTACATACATGCAGGAGTAGTCGGAACCTTGCATCTTCAGCTGATAGTTCAGCCTGCCTGATCCTAGAACTCTTGGGAAAAGAAAGCGGACGTCAAAGCGGGTGATATACTGCATCGACTTACTCCTTCGTGCCTTGTAACTGCATATGAGAATACATTGCCAAGCAAGAGGTTGCGGCTTAGACATGGGCCAAGAACCAGCGTTGAATACTTGTAGAGCTAACATCGAGATAACTCCACTCTCAACGACCATGTCCCATGTTGAGATACTTAGGAATTGTGATCTCAACTCATGTCAGTGCCGACCTACCTCAGGTCAGGATCAGGATACGAGCTGTCTATCCACAATTCACCTTGAGGATTGATCTTGAGGGCTAGCCCCCACGTGCTGCTATCGCCATGTCATCTGTGCTATCCAACCATTCATGTTGTTTTCCAGAAGCTGATTCGGACACGAAATACTGTACTCTCTGGTCGCCCTAAATATGTCTATATCTGAGAAGGGGCATAGACTGCCAGCATGCATATCACATGTTTTTCTGTTTCTACTTAGAGACGATACATACCTAGTTACGTATTGACTTAAGTAACTCTCAAAGAACCGACATGCAAGGAGATCCCTTGCATAGCAAGCATTTCATCACGATCGAATGCGCACTGGTGATGTGTTTCCTCCATCTTCGTGTTCCCTCTCCATCCGGGGTTCCGGATGGGCCTGTCGACCCTTGATTAATTCTGAAACGAACACCCTTCTGCCAACGGGACGAGCCTAGCCGCCTCCATTGTGAATGAAAGTACACATGAGTGTAACGTACGTGACCTTTATGCAAATACCCATGTACAGGCTCGGCTGATTCCGGTGTCAGGTCTTTAAACAATCATTGTTGAAACTGTGGTCTGTGAGTCAAGACGTACTATATTTATCGTCCTATTTATTGAGTCCCTACTCCCAAGATGGTGGCACGGGAGGCGTAGCCACGATAGCAGGGTTTCGATATCTGGCACACACTTAACGTGTTATTATTGTTTGACAACAAAGCAATAGATATCAACAGTCGCCAACGAAAGTTCTAACACTCCATACAAATGCAAAACACAAGTTCACTTCAATATTCATGCGATAGTGTTGTGCCTCGGGGTATCAAAAAACGTCTGACGCGGGAATCCACATTCACCATACAAAATCACGTCTTCACGTCAGACGTTTTCTGACACCCCCTAGTTGTGGTACTGAATAGCGGATCTGGTCAAACACTGCATCACTCGGACAGCGTTTCCCGATTGTAGATACTCATATGTAACATATATCATGCACCACACCGTTCAATTGCATGGGAAATATTGTTTCAGATTCCCCCGATGACATCTTTTCTATAACTGCATTGATGTTATATCATGCCAATCGCTCCGAGATGTAGCCTCTTGGTTTCTCAGTTCCACGACAAGATCCCAACCAAAGTTGACTCCTTGCAAACAATAGTATCTTGAACAGCAGTTTTATATCGGCCATGTTCCTGGAACTCTCCTGTGTCATCTATGTACCAGTCATTTGGCACATCTTCCATCAACAGCTTCCTTGTTCCCATCACTATAAGCACAGCCGTCACCTAGTCCGTCGAGTTCTCAGGGGGGAAAGGTTGGACGTTGATGTCATGGCGTCGATAAAGAGCCGAGTCCTCAGGGTTTTTCTTTTCCGGTAACTGTATCTCCCGGAGAATCTGATAGAAGGAGTTTTGATAATCCTTCTTGAATATGAATCCGATGGCGGCATCAGACTCGAAATACTCGTGCTGCCTAATGTTGTCAAGTCTCTGGCTCTGAAGCACATAATACTCGTAAATCGGGTGTTTTCGAGGCATGTAAAGATGACCGCACATCCTTTTCGCGTGTGTCTGTACGAACAGACCACTCTCTATGTGATCGTGGGTTCTGTCCGCTCGGTTGGTAAGGGAGGGATCTCCTCGGGCACGTTGGGAACGAACCCTGAAGTCGACAGTGTAAACCACATAACAGTGGTGGCGCCAAGTTGGAGTCTGTGTAGGCCAATTTTCGAGCATGATGTGTGGCAGGTTTTTAGTTGTGGCCTGTTGAGTAGAATCTGGTCGATGAAGCGGGAGGTCCCCCAGAGTATCGTGTTCGTCAGATTTCGAATACATGTTTTTCCTAGGTATGATTGATATGATCGATAAAATCAAGCCATCCTGCTATCCCAAGCTTCTCTCGCTTCTCAATGAGATATCGTTGTATGGCTTTTCGAAGAAAACGTTCGGGGGAGCCCAGCCCCCTGTAGTGGAAAAGTTCGTAGTATCAAGTGACGATGAGACACAAATAAATTCGCCCAAGAAATAAGACGTTAATATATGTATTCGCTTGAATTGTGAGGGTTTAGAAATCTCAGTGTGTAGGGGTTGAGCTTTTGTCTTCCGCCGTGGGCAGCAAAGCAGTAGGTAGCGAATACAGGCAGGTGCAGGCAAACTGATGCATGTCAATGGATGGAATGGAACGGAAGGCACACTGCAGGTATATAGCAGCGCTGTTTGAGCAGTTGCATTTTTCTACTTCATCCTATCTTCACATGTACCTTTCTAGAGGACAACAATAGGAATTCTTACGATGGCCAATACCGTCATCTCTTCATCGCTATTCACCAAACACTCCTTGCCAACAAGTTATTTTAAATGCCTAGTATCAAGAAGACTCTACCTCCTATATACCTGGGTATTGTTCTATTGCCTATAATTCTTTCCTTCCATTTCTTCGGTCTAATCCCTTCTAGCAAATCTTTTTAATGTCTTCCGTTCCGCATAGGTACATAATAGGTAGCAATTCAACGTCAATAGAGGTCTTTCGTCAGCGAGGCCACCTGCGGATATGTGCAGCTTATAGTCCCGAGGCAAACAGTAGAAACCAATTGTTGAAAAATAAAGACGTACAACAAACATTATCATTGTTGCTAGTCCATTTTGATAGTGTAACACGATCATGATCTTTCCATCAAAAAAGCACACACAAGAAGCTGGTACATCATCTTTCAACAATTGAGCTCCACTGCGCTAAGGAGCTCAACGTGATGTCATTTGTGCCGCAGCTGTCCCAAGCTCCAACCTCCAGCACGAATCAACTGTCAAtccaagaagcaattgaCCACGCGTACCTGTTAGAAATAGCATATACGCTTCACAGTTTATCTTAACAGCCTTCGGCAATGTCCTTCAGAGCTCCTATCCGACGTATTGCCCTCGCCAGGCCTGCTTTGGCTGCGCGGGGTTTTCACTCGACCCCTCGTGCTTTTGTCCGCGTTGGCCAAGAGATTCCTAACCTTGACGTCCTTCTGGAGGACTCGCCCGGCAACAAGGTCAATCTCGCGGAGGAGTTCCAGTCAGCCAATGGCTACATCGTCGGCGTTCCTGCTGCCTTCTCTGGAACGTGCTCCAGCAAGCACATCCCCTCTTACATCAACCaccccaagctcaagcaggCTGGCCAGGTCTTTGTTGTATCTGTTAATGATCCCTTTGTGTAAGTTCAACAATCATGAGTCGTCGTATATAATATTAACATGGCTTGTTTCTGACTGTATTGCAGCATGAAAGCTTGGAGCGAGCAGCTTGACCCCGCCAAGCAGACTGGTGTGAGTAAACATTTTTAACACAAAACTCCTCTCGTTCAAAGTTCGAGATTATTTATCTTAACTTCTCTCAGATTCGGTTCCTTGGTGACCCTACTGGTGAGTTCACTAAGGCCCTAGACCTCGGCTTCGAGGCCTACGAGGTCTTTGGTGGCATGCGTGGAAAGCGATATGCcctcaaggttgaggatggcaaggtCAGCAAGGCGCACGTGGAGCCTGACAATACTGGAAGCGCTGGTGAGTGGTATCCTGAGATCGTTTATCATGTATATTTGCTAACATCAAATCTACTAGTCTCCATGGCGGAGCAAGTGCTCGACTAGATTTGCttatctctatatatctgGGTGGAGTGTCCCGTACGCCCGCGTTGtctcaaacatcttgagAGCATCTCGTGATCCAAATATACAACTACAGTACCCATGGTGCTTCATATTTCACTCACCCAATTTCTTTTTGACCTTGACCACCTCtagtatcatcatcacctgctCGTCTAATCATCTCGATCTGCACAAATAGCGACCTCTTAGCAAAATCcttccttgatcttgacacATATCGATCTCATGAACGAAGGGGCACAGACTACCCTTGACGAGACCTTGTGAATGTTTTGCTTCTAGTATGATACTTTCCCCGTGAGATAGGCTTCCTAATCATCGAGCCACTGCTTCCGACTCTTTCGACAACATTGCCACCGCGCGCCACAATTCTTTGACACCCATAGTTTTGGACCCCATTTGGTTAGCAGAGTAAGTTGCTCAGTGTCAGTACCGTTCAATTTCATGTAGAAGATGTCTGTCATGATTTTtaccccccctccccctaACCTCTTACCTTTGCAGACCTTAGCTAATTCGCAAAGCTTACATCCACTCGTTTTGTCTGAGCCTTCTATCCTTGGTTCAGATATGTTGCGAAGCAGGCCTGGTGAGGAGCTGGTTGTTTCGCTTGGTCGGTGATATGAATGGTAGCGGCATAAGGAGGTGCAAAGTTTCAAGCGCCGTCCTAGAATATCATGGGTCTCAGCTTCTGGGCAAGTTTAAGAAGTCCTCCCATAACTATGGCTGTAGTGAATTTCTCACGTCTCATTTGCTTTTGGCGATCTTTGATGCCACCTACGAGCTTCAAGAGGGCGTGTCATTCCACAAAACTCTGTTGCGAATCGTACATTTCTGGCTAAGATGATACTATTTTGTCGAATCCATTGCTGGTCATAGCCATCCTAGAGATTGACGGCTATGAATCGGTGTGAGTATGGAAACTCTTAacagtggtggtggtggaagaTTTAACCTATTCTCGCGTCTATTCGGTTGACTCAGGCACTGTCAATGATACCAGGCATGCAGCTCTACATAC is a genomic window containing:
- a CDS encoding related to peroxiredoxin 5, mitochondrial precursor, which encodes MSFRAPIRRIALARPALAARGFHSTPRAFVRVGQEIPNLDVLLEDSPGNKVNLAEEFQSANGYIVGVPAAFSGTCSSKHIPSYINHPKLKQAGQVFVVSVNDPFVMKAWSEQLDPAKQTGIRFLGDPTGEFTKALDLGFEAYEVFGGMRGKRYALKVEDGKVSKAHVEPDNTGSAVSMAEQVLD